One part of the Muntiacus reevesi chromosome 18, mMunRee1.1, whole genome shotgun sequence genome encodes these proteins:
- the PSMC5 gene encoding 26S proteasome regulatory subunit 8, whose amino-acid sequence MALDGPEQMELEEGKAGSGLRQYYLSKIEELQLIVNDKSQNLRRLQAQRNELNAKVRLLREELQLLQEQGSYVGEVVRAMDKKKVLVKVHPEGKFVVDVDKNIDINDVTPNCRVALRNDSYTLHKILPNKVDPLVSLMMVEKVPDSTYEMIGGLDKQIKEIKEVIELPVKHPELFEALGIAQPKGVLLYGPPGTGKTLLARAVAHHTDCTFIRVSGSELVQKFIGEGARMVRELFVMAREHAPSIIFMDEIDSIGSSRLEGGSGGDSEVQRTMLELLNQLDGFEATKNIKVIMATNRIDILDSALLRPGRIDRKIEFPPPNEEARLDILKIHSRKMNLTRGINLRKIAELMPGASGAEVKGVCTEAGMYALRERRVHVTQEDFEMAVAKVMQKDSEKNMSIKKLWK is encoded by the exons ATGGCGCTTGACGGACCAGAGCAG ATGGAGCTGGAAGAGGGGAAGGCAGGCAGTGGACTCCGCCAATATTATCTGTCCAAGATTGAAGAACTCCAG CTGATTGTGAATGATAAGAGCCAAAATCTCCGGAGGCTGCAGGCACAGAGGAATGAGCTTAATGCAAAAG TTCGCCTGCTGCGGGAGGAGCTACAGCTGCTGCAGGAACAGGGCTCCTACGTGGGGGAAGTAGTCCGGGCCATGGATAAGAAGAAAGTGCTAGTCAAG GTACATCCTGAGGGCAAGTTTGTCGTCGACGTGGACAAGAACATCGACATCAATGAC GTGACACCCAATTGCCGGGTGGCCCTCAGAAATGATAGCTACACTCTGCACAAGATCCTGCCCAACAAGGTGGACCCGCTGGTGTCGCTGATGATGGTGGAGAAGGTGCCAGACTCAACTTACGAGATGATTGGTGGACTGGACAAGCAGATCAAGGAGATCAAAGAAGTGATTGAGCTGCCTGTGAAGCACCCCGAGCTGTTTGAAGCGCTGGGCATCGCGCAGCCCAAG GGGGTACTGCTGTATGGACCCCCGGGCACGGGGAAGACGCTGCTGGCCCGGGCCGTGGCGCATCATACAGACTGCACCTTCATTCGTGTCTCTGGCTCTGAATTGGTACAGAAATTCATCGGGGAAG GGGCGCGGATGGTGAGGGAGCTGTTTGTCATGGCCCGAGAACACGCTCCGTCTATCATCTTCATGGATGAAATTGACTCCATTGGCTCCTCGAGGCTGGAGGGGGGCTCTGGAGGGGACAGTGAGGTCCAGCGGACTATGCTAGAGCTGCTTAACCAGCTGGATGGCTTCGAGGCCACCAAGAATATCAAG GTTATCATGGCAACTAATAGGATTGACATCCTGGACTCGGCGCTGCTCCGCCCAGGACGCATAGACAGAAAAATTGAATTCCCACCTCCCAACGAGGAG GCCCGGCTGGACATTTTGAAGATCCATTCTCGGAAAATGAACCTGACCCGGGGGATCAACCTGAGGAAAATTGCTGAGCTCATGCCAGGAGCGTCAGGGGCTGAAGTGAAG GGCGTGTGTACCGAGGCGGGCATGTATGCGCTGCGGGAGCGCCGAGTCCACGTCACGCAGGAGGACTTTGAGATGGCAGTAGCTAAG GTCATGCAAAAGGACAGTGAGAAAAACATGTCCATCAAGAAACTATGGAAGTGA